Below is a genomic region from Bacillus mycoides.
TTATGTATTTGTATGTGCCATGTACAAGTATAGCGATTAAAGATAAAGTTATGATTACAAAAATAATTTTTTTAGTATTCAATATATAATTGCACCTCCACTTTTGTAAAAAACTCTTTACATCCATAGTATAAAATTGGAAAAGTTTTATGTCAAACATTTTTTACATATGAAGTGAATGTTTATGATATTTTGTTTAAAGGATGAAGAAAAAATTACATTACATTTGAATGTAAAAGAATGGGCTCGCATATATTTGGAAGGGATGTCAGATTAATTTAGGGGGTAGTTATGTCTATTCTTTTAAAAGCTGGTGCAGATGCAGGAAATAATGGTTTGAAGTTAATGGTGAAAGGGCAGGAACCTATTTTTATTCCGAGTATTTATTCCTTATATATAGGTGAGTCTACGGGGTTGTTAGATGAGGGTGAAGTTTCATCGTCAGAATTAGAGAATCACATTGATGTGACCATTAGTTCTCCATCGCTAATGTTAAATAATGTACGATACATCGTTGGAGAAAAAGTGATTCAAGATCAATTAAAAGGTACTGAAGTGGAGAAAAAATCAAATAAATCTACTGATGAGTTAATGGTCATTACAATCCTTTCAGGTTTAGCGATAAGTGCTATGCGTCAAAGCCCTACTTCAAGTCATATTAATATTCGTTATGATTTATCTGTTGCTCTTCCAATGCAACTTATTACACAGGAAATTGCTGCTGAAAATGCGAAACGGTATATGGGTAATCACAAGGTCATATTCCATTATCCAAATGGACGCGATGTTACGATTAATGTTTCTATTGAGTTTTGTAAATGTCTACCTGAAGGCGCTTCTGGGACGTGGGGGATTGTATATGATGAGGAAGGAAATGTTGTGAAACATAAAATAGAATGTGAACAAAATCAAGTTTCAGAAATTGATTTTGTAGATAAAACTTTATTGTCTTTTGATATTGGCGCGGGGACAACGGAAGAAGTTGTTTCATTAGGGGTAAATTTCCGTCCGCAATTAAGTAAAGGATTATCGTACGGTGTAAAAGAAACGTTACTACAAATTATTACGAGATGGAATCGGAAATATCCTACGAAAACAATTGATAGCATTACAGAATTTAACCAAATTTATTTAAATGAAAAGCACCCAAGAAATGCATTGTTAGTTGAGGAATCGCAGCCAGCATTTTTAGGTTTAGCAGCACGTGTCGCAACGGATATTATTAACAAAATTGATGATATGAAAGACGATCCATATGTATTTATTTATGGTGGGGGCGCAGTTATTATTAAAAATAGCTTAAAAATGATTTTGAAACAAAAAGGACGCTTGAAAAATGTGATCTTTGTAGATAACCCGTTATTCACCAATGCTCGTGGGTTATTAGTATATACATGCTCGCCAAAATATAGAGAGCATAAGCAAAAAGAGTTAGGGTTTACAAACTTAACGATAAGTTAGTTGGTGGAAGTATGCGATCTAGGCGATATAAACGTGGTGATCGAGTGAAAATTAACATTAATAAATCAGTATCGCCTGAAATGATTGCTTGGCTTAATAAACAATCTAATCCAACTAATTTCTTTTTCTTTGCGGCCCAGCAATTATTTAAACAAGTAGGAGATATTGATGTATCAAAAACCTTGCCAAGTAGCCATGTTTTTTCTTTATATATAGAACCATCATCTCTATTAAAAGTTGAAATGAATCCATTTAAACACGTACCACTAGAAAATAGTAAATCCACCGAAAATGTAAAAAAAAAATCGTGGGAATCTGTTGACCAGTTAGATTGTCCATTTTTTTAAGCATAGAAAAATATAGGTAGAGCCCATCACTATACATACGAATGCAGTGATGGGTTTTTGATATTGTATCGTAATCTTTATAAAGTGAAACTATAATCAGTGGGGGTTTTGTTCATCCCCCACTGATTATTAGTTGAACCAATCGGGCGTTTACGGGCAGTTTATCTCCCACCTAATTTCTTTGCTTCAGCTGAATTTTGAGGTGGGAGTTTTACTGCCCACAAATAGCGGGATAAATAGAAGGGGCAAAACAATTTGTGCCCCTTCTAATAGTTGTTCTTATCTTATACAGGATATATGTTCTGAAACTGCTTTAATAATTTTATCCCAGTCATCGGGATGAATCTCGTGCCCTGTACCTTCAAGGGATAATAGCTTTGAGTTCGGAATTTCATCAATAAGTGCGAGTCCATGTTCAAGTGGAAGAGCTGTATCGTCCGTACCATGAATTACTAAAGTAGGTACTAGTAACGACTTTAGTATACCTTCATAAGAATCATCACCTGTAAGGAGGGCGTGATTAAACATACTTAATAGATTGTTAGCACGTTCTATTTCTTGCTTTACTTGTTTTAAAGTTCTTGCTTCATCAAATATACGCTTTGATCCACAGAGTAGACGTGATCCTGTAATTAAATATTTCGCTATAACATCTTTATTTGTCCAATCTAAATTTGCACCATTAGCATGATGTGTCAAAATTCTTTCATCCATTGGAGGCAAATCACGAGTATTGTTATCAGATCCAATAACGCTTGTTGCTAGTAATGTTA
It encodes:
- a CDS encoding ParM/StbA family protein, which translates into the protein MSILLKAGADAGNNGLKLMVKGQEPIFIPSIYSLYIGESTGLLDEGEVSSSELENHIDVTISSPSLMLNNVRYIVGEKVIQDQLKGTEVEKKSNKSTDELMVITILSGLAISAMRQSPTSSHINIRYDLSVALPMQLITQEIAAENAKRYMGNHKVIFHYPNGRDVTINVSIEFCKCLPEGASGTWGIVYDEEGNVVKHKIECEQNQVSEIDFVDKTLLSFDIGAGTTEEVVSLGVNFRPQLSKGLSYGVKETLLQIITRWNRKYPTKTIDSITEFNQIYLNEKHPRNALLVEESQPAFLGLAARVATDIINKIDDMKDDPYVFIYGGGAVIIKNSLKMILKQKGRLKNVIFVDNPLFTNARGLLVYTCSPKYREHKQKELGFTNLTIS
- a CDS encoding alpha/beta fold hydrolase translates to MSEQVFKVNGIDICTESFGNPNNPAILLIMGATCSMVYWDEEFCERLASTGRFVIRYDNRDVGRSVTYEPGTSNYTVADMAEDAIRVLDAYHIDKAHLFGMSLGGMIAQIAAVKHPERILTLTLLATSVIGSDNNTRDLPPMDERILTHHANGANLDWTNKDVIAKYLITGSRLLCGSKRIFDEARTLKQVKQEIERANNLLSMFNHALLTGDDSYEGILKSLLVPTLVIHGTDDTALPLEHGLALIDEIPNSKLLSLEGTGHEIHPDDWDKIIKAVSEHISCIR